Proteins encoded by one window of Aspergillus puulaauensis MK2 DNA, chromosome 4, nearly complete sequence:
- a CDS encoding cytochrome and DOMON domain-containing protein (COG:S;~EggNog:ENOG410PMJN;~InterPro:IPR038697,IPR015920,IPR006593,IPR036259;~PFAM:PF16010,PF03188;~SECRETED:SignalP(1-25);~TransMembrane:5 (n9-20c25/26o265-287i299-320o326-346i367-387o393-414i)): MMRRFSIPCLSILIAVLIFVSRAVSEPVQYCRFGHENGPDASVDFCVGITTYNNVSSNEYDMYMSMHVTRSSALGWTALGTGSMMAGSLMFIVYGDPFSTGHEALTVSIRTIDGHHQPRVLTEADTGGADIRLLQADWVPVNVTDVDDSQTIPSNIASVSTAKVALVCYSCGKWPGAPITADATAQPWIWAWNDKQEFDEYSDDVHLKVHGHHASSGGWGRFYVDMAHSISNDTSTPSSPPIRPGVTSVGASDIPGGWNWMNPAVYIHGFLMSAAFLIFFPAGVIAMRSESPKSFRYHWILQLLASIFVLIGTAIGLIRAHKIDSVHHYIGIIVALCSIVQIGLGWRHHVVFVRIQTRQWASHGHIWLGRLFLLLGWANIIIGLLLTGHGWSLVSLAASFISLVALVLVGWVWFATRQRKQRERQPDGEEGNPLYPLQATRDDYFAVAMDDDDDNESQTSGEDSETVKIRKSDVE, encoded by the coding sequence TGCAGTACTGCCGATTCGGCCATGAGAATGGCCCCGATGCTTCCGTCGACTTTTGCGTGGGGATTACCACGTACAACAATGTATCATCAAACGAATATGACATGTACATGAGTATGCATGTTACTAGAAGTTCGGCGCTAGGATGGACTGCACTCGGGACGGGGTCCATGATGGCAGGTTCGCTAATGTTTATCGTCTACGGAGATCCTTTTTCTACTGGCCATGAAGCTCTGACAGTGAGCATCCGAACGATTGAcggtcatcatcaacctcgaGTCCTCACCGAAGCCGATACTGGAGGGGCAGATATCCGTCTCCTCCAGGCCGATTGGGTTCCTGTTAATGTCacagatgttgatgattcGCAGACCATTCCTTCAAACATAGCCTCGGTCTCTACTGCGAAAGTAGCACTTGTGTGCTATTCATGCGGGAAGTGGCCTGGTGCTCCAATAACTGCCGATGCTACCGCCCAACCCTGGATTTGGGCGTGGAATGATAAGCAGGAATTTGACGAGTACTCAGACGACGTCCATCTAAAGGTGCACGGACACCATGCATCAAGTGGCGGCTGGGGTCGTTTCTACGTTGACATGGCGCACTCTATCAGCAATGACACATCCACAccctcatcgcctccaaTTAGACCTGGTGTTACTTCAGTCGGCGCCTCGGATATCCCCGGTGGATGGAATTGGATGAATCCGGCTGTCTATATTCACGGATTTCTCATGAGTGCTGCCTttctgatcttcttcccggcCGGTGTAATTGCGATGCGGTCAGAGTCACCTAAATCGTTCCGCTATCATTGGATCCTACAGCTGCTCGCCTCGATTTTCGTCTTGATCGGCACAGCTATAGGGCTTATTCGAGCACACAAGATCGACTCGGTTCATCATTATATCGGGATTATCGTGGCATTGTGCAGCATCGTCCAAATAGGGCTAGGCTGGCGTCACCATGTTGTTTTCGTTCGTATACAAACACGCCAGTGGGCCTCCCACGGCCATATATGGCTCGGGCGTCTGTTTCTATTGCTAGGCTGGGCAAACATCATTATCGGATTGCTTCTAACTGGCCACGGATGGTCTTTGGTTTCTCTTGCTGCCAGTTTTATCTCTCTTGTTGCTTTGGTCTTGGTAGGCTGGGTTTGGTTTGCTACACGTCAGCGTAAGCAGCGTGAGCGCCAACCCGATGGGGAAGAGGGGAACCCTCTGTACCCTCTACAGGCAACACGGGACGACTACTTTGCTGTGGCTatggatgacgacgatgataaCGAGTCCCAAACCAGTGGCGAAGATTCGGAAACCGTCAAGATACGCAAGTCTGATGTCGAGTGA